The sequence TTATGTgcgtccaactttgtggcaacagtttgaggttGGCCCTTtactgttttagcatgacaatgcccctgtgcacaaacagatggtttgttgagatcggtgtggaagaacttgactggcctgcacagagccctgaccttaaccccatcaaacacctttgggatgaattcaaacttcgactgcgagccaggcctaatcgcccaacatcagtccccggcctcactaatgctcttgtggctgaatggaagcaagtccacgcagcaatgttccaacatctagtggaaagccttcccagaagagtggaggctgttatagcagcaatgggggaaccaactccatattaatgcccatgattttagaatgagatgttcgagcAGGTGTCTATTAAAAACAGAGTTGCACACTACATgtataaactcccagtaatttattgggtaaacctgatgagcatgtgtccacatacttttggtcatattGTGTATTCTAGCTAGCTAATCTAGCAGTGATGTTCATACACAGCAAGCAGTCCAATTTTAGCTGAGAGTTGCATTACAGAAAGGTTAGCTCGGAGGTGAGGTCTCCCCTGAAGTTTTGCAGCAATTTACATTGAAATcgttgacttcctgtgtgtggcttgcaacatcatctaaaaaaaTGCGCCTCCCTAGCCAGACCCCAGTCACTCTGGACTTGGTGTCATGCAAATAAGTACTTGCTAGCTTCCGAGCAAATGTTGAATGCAGTCTGCTTTTGCCACCTGTGCATAAACAGTGCTGTACATCAACGTCAAATGGTTGTTTCAAAAATCCTTTGTCATTTGCAACTCCGAGACGACAGTGAAATGTACATCTATTTTAGGTGGGTAGAAGTGCAAGAATTGTCTCACTCTTGCTAATGCTAATCCTCTTTGCCTTTTTAGGTATTGATTTCAAAATTAGAACAATAGAACTAGATGGGAAGAAGATCAAGCTACAGATATGGTAAGACAGCCCTTTGACTTCTTCACACAGTGTCTTAAATTATGTATTAGAAAGAGCACCTTGGGAATGCTCACAATTGGCCTATAATTCAACAAGTGGGTTGATTCAGGGACAGGAATGAAAGGCTCTCATTGTGTTGTTCTCTTACCAGGGACACAGCTGGCCAGGAGCGGTTTCGAACAATCACAACGGCATATTACAGAGGAGCCATGGTTAGTTGCCTTGCTTCACTATGTCACTCTCACAATGTCAGAAATGTACTAAGCATATGCCTAGCTAGCTAAGAACTtagtttgattttttttttttttttttaaattaaatcctATTCGGAGACGTTCATGGCGATCAGTGCATCAACTAATAGAATCCAAACTAGTTTGAGCCACTCCCTTTTTAGAGTTGTAAATGAAGCAGTACATACCTGAGATCATCCATGGGAGGTGGGTACAATCACCCTGGAATCCTGTTTAGGCCCTTTATAACAATTCACTATCCTCCCAAGTGTACAGGTTTCTCAAGTTTAACAGGATGCTAATATCTGACATGCTCTGTTTAAAttggttgtttgtttgttttttcttcCTCCCCAGGGCATCATGTTAGTCTTCGACATCACCAACGAGAAGTCATTTGAAAACATCAAGAACTGGATAAggaatatagaggaggtagtcgTCAGAAATTGTAACATTTACATCTCTGCAGGAGAACAGAAGTTAGTGAAATTGAAGGCGTTGCATTGCTCTATAAATGCTATGGATGACTtatcctctcttcctgtctaGCATGCCTCTGCAGATGTGGAGAAGATGGTGCTGGGCAACAAGTGTGACGTCAATGACAAGCGACAGGTGTCCAAAGACAGAGGGGAGAAGGTGGGTGATCACTGACCAGTAAATGAAAAGTATATCATAAACTAAATAACTCATAGTGTCTATAGAGTAGATGTCGATTTCTGATTGTGATACTGTCCATGTAGCCACTCAAGGGCACCTGATCCACACAAACTTACATTAAAACGCTGCATGTAAGCTCACGGGATCAGGTGGCTTTGCGAGGCAACATGGACAGTACAATACGAAATCTACATGTTGACTGAGGTTTTTTGTGTGTGTCCCTCTTATCTCCTGTTTGCAGTTAGCGTTGGAGTACGGTATTAAGTTTATGGAGACCAGTGCAAAGGCCAACATCAACGTGGAGAATGTGAGTTGCAGTGGGGTAAAATTTGATAAGACTACGCAATTAATATGATCAAAGTCTATTAAACCAAATGCCTGACTCGATTTAACATTATAGTAAAACCATGTGCAATTATGTGTTTAGCTGACTAAGATCAAGGAATGGTCATGAGAAGAGAATATCAAAGCAAGTATTATTTAATAACTCTGTTAAATGAATGGATTCACATTAGAGGTCTTCACGGGTCCAAGTCCGAAATGGATCTGGGCTTTCCCGCCCAGACCCGAtatgaataaaaaaaatgtttttaaatattgTGACCCATTCCAAACAAACCCGAGGACAACTAGACCCATTCCGTATCGACTTAGTTGGCTCCAGACCCGGTCCGATCCGAGTG is a genomic window of Oncorhynchus nerka isolate Pitt River linkage group LG24, Oner_Uvic_2.0, whole genome shotgun sequence containing:
- the LOC115108242 gene encoding ras-related protein Rab-8A; amino-acid sequence: MAKTYDYLFKLLLIGDSGVGKTCVLFRFSEDAFNSTFISTIGIDFKIRTIELDGKKIKLQIWDTAGQERFRTITTAYYRGAMGIMLVFDITNEKSFENIKNWIRNIEEHASADVEKMVLGNKCDVNDKRQVSKDRGEKLALEYGIKFMETSAKANINVENAFMTLARDIKAKMDKKLEGNSPQGSSQGVKITEQPKKSSFFRCTLL